A window of Chitinispirillum alkaliphilum contains these coding sequences:
- a CDS encoding cell wall/surface repeat protein yields MKILLLTFLILGMNCIDELQITNPYDRDFEGEYHLALEENRFTIYHLEAIELPILTGKDEFAIIKPDSSLKEIIDTSVFWAQGDTFITVLVKGTGENSLVGEFTIKGVTPNNRVYTVICTLEVKNPFSLVAPDQVEYMSEYTLTLETDTDIDSTYTIKWSLPDKVQENKGNVLFLADTMKTEDKEITVIISDMNGNQSDILLKTVLSKTTKPRIFVPDTLQIAESSAKIRFEFKSDVKTAQLDSVIYIINDTLYSTKQLSGKNSDTLRIGIEEIDTVRIKSVVKDARGIRSDTSKTVVVANPYKTVTFNTKGGNEIEPIVILHGNSMGEIEEPVKNGYKFDGWYIDDTHENRWDSSDEVLEDITLYAKWNVKSYSISYELYGGNNDSLNPLSYTIERETITLKDASRTGYSFQGWFLEDVFENEVTEIVSGSTGEVKVYAKWGINSYTITFDTRDGEDASQVSVNHGGIVPRPSDPSRLGYEFDGWYRNLESSVKWDFNENQIFGDTTLYANWNVRDYSISYELYGGNNDSLNPLSYTIESETINLSNPSRTGYSFQGWFLEDVFENEVTEIVSGSSGEVKVYAKWDINSYTVTFDTQDGEEVSQVSVNHGSIVSRPSNPSRLGYDFDGWYRNLESSVRWDFNENQIFGDTTLYAKWNVRDYSISYELYGGGNHSQNLETYTIESETIILRNPSRTGYSFQGWFLEKEFENEIKEIVSGSTGDVKIYAKWSINSYTVTFDAQNGEEASQVSVNHGSIVSRPSDPSRLGYDFDGWYRNLESSVRWDFDEDEIVRDTTLYAKWKLRRYSITYELGGGIHDGNPVEYTVKDTFILNDPEKEHYTFEGWYADNRFSEKIVDGIIKGSIGDKEIYAKWRINQYTITFDTRGGTYVDNQYIEHGGMLNIPSDPTKADSMFAGWYRDEDLTIRWVFPSDVITSDTIIYAKWGRVVDADGNVYTTVMIGNQEWTVENLRSTKYADGTSILHIINDQEWTNIAEAAYCWYDNTADSGFREKFGALYNWYVVDPANPYNIAPEGWRVPSDADWKQLRDYLIANEYNWDRTKENNKIGKALASNGQEWAFHGTNGKVGHYQNYNNRSGFTGLPGGYRDWRNGFYHAMSMTGIWWCASEDRTTVSLHFANEMGLLQGGLMRKSTGYSIRLVRDN; encoded by the coding sequence ATGAAAATATTGCTGCTTACTTTTTTGATCTTAGGTATGAACTGCATTGATGAACTTCAAATAACAAATCCCTATGATCGGGATTTTGAGGGTGAGTATCATTTAGCACTGGAAGAAAACAGGTTCACTATTTATCATCTTGAGGCGATTGAACTACCAATCCTGACGGGAAAAGACGAGTTCGCTATTATCAAACCAGATTCCTCTTTGAAAGAGATAATTGATACATCTGTGTTCTGGGCTCAGGGAGATACATTTATTACAGTCTTGGTTAAGGGAACTGGTGAAAACAGTTTGGTCGGAGAGTTTACCATTAAAGGGGTTACTCCAAATAACAGAGTATATACCGTAATTTGTACACTGGAGGTGAAAAACCCGTTTTCTTTGGTTGCACCTGACCAGGTAGAATATATGTCTGAATACACGCTCACGCTGGAAACAGATACAGACATAGACAGCACCTATACAATAAAGTGGTCATTGCCAGATAAGGTCCAGGAAAATAAGGGTAACGTTCTGTTTTTAGCTGATACAATGAAAACTGAAGATAAAGAAATTACGGTTATCATATCAGACATGAATGGAAATCAGTCTGATATATTGTTAAAAACTGTCCTTTCCAAAACCACAAAACCGCGAATCTTCGTTCCAGATACTTTGCAAATAGCTGAGAGTAGTGCAAAAATACGCTTTGAATTCAAATCAGATGTAAAAACTGCACAGTTGGATTCGGTTATATACATCATAAATGATACTTTGTATTCCACAAAGCAGCTTAGCGGAAAAAACTCAGACACATTAAGAATTGGCATTGAAGAAATTGATACTGTTAGAATCAAATCTGTCGTGAAAGATGCCAGGGGAATAAGGTCCGACACATCCAAGACGGTAGTGGTTGCAAATCCGTATAAAACAGTAACGTTTAATACTAAAGGTGGAAATGAAATAGAGCCTATTGTGATACTGCATGGAAACTCAATGGGTGAAATTGAAGAGCCTGTGAAAAATGGGTATAAATTTGATGGGTGGTATATTGATGATACCCATGAAAACAGGTGGGACTCGTCGGATGAAGTATTGGAAGATATTACTCTCTATGCGAAGTGGAATGTGAAAAGCTATTCGATTTCTTATGAATTGTATGGAGGGAATAATGACAGCCTCAATCCTCTATCATATACAATTGAAAGAGAGACAATAACTCTGAAGGATGCATCGAGGACCGGGTATTCGTTTCAGGGGTGGTTTTTGGAGGATGTGTTTGAAAATGAAGTAACGGAGATCGTTTCAGGATCGACCGGTGAAGTTAAGGTTTATGCAAAGTGGGGCATAAACAGCTATACTATCACTTTTGACACCCGGGATGGTGAGGATGCTTCACAAGTTTCTGTGAATCATGGTGGTATTGTTCCACGGCCTTCAGACCCATCGAGATTGGGATATGAATTTGATGGCTGGTACAGGAATTTGGAAAGTTCAGTCAAGTGGGATTTTAATGAAAATCAGATTTTTGGAGATACTACTCTCTATGCGAACTGGAATGTGAGGGATTATTCGATTTCTTATGAATTGTATGGAGGGAATAATGACAGCCTCAATCCTCTATCATATACAATAGAATCAGAGACAATAAACCTGAGCAATCCATCCAGGACTGGGTATTCGTTTCAGGGCTGGTTTTTGGAGGATGTGTTTGAAAATGAAGTAACGGAGATCGTTTCAGGATCGAGCGGTGAAGTTAAGGTTTATGCAAAGTGGGACATAAACAGCTATACTGTCACTTTTGATACCCAGGATGGTGAGGAAGTTTCACAAGTTTCTGTAAATCATGGTAGTATTGTTTCACGGCCTTCCAACCCATCGAGATTAGGGTATGATTTTGATGGCTGGTACAGGAATTTGGAAAGTTCTGTCAGGTGGGATTTCAACGAGAATCAGATTTTTGGAGATACTACTCTCTATGCGAAATGGAATGTGAGGGATTATTCGATTTCTTATGAATTGTATGGAGGGGGTAATCACAGCCAAAATCTTGAAACATATACGATAGAATCAGAGACAATAATCCTGAGGAATCCATCGAGGACGGGTTATTCGTTTCAGGGCTGGTTTTTAGAGAAGGAGTTTGAGAATGAAATAAAGGAGATAGTTTCAGGGTCGACCGGAGATGTAAAAATTTATGCGAAGTGGAGTATAAACAGTTACACAGTGACCTTTGATGCCCAGAATGGTGAAGAGGCCTCACAAGTTTCTGTAAATCATGGTAGTATTGTTTCACGGCCTTCCGACCCATCGAGATTGGGGTATGATTTTGATGGCTGGTACAGGAATTTGGAAAGTTCTGTCAGGTGGGATTTTGATGAGGATGAGATTGTTCGGGATACCACTCTCTATGCCAAATGGAAACTGAGGCGTTATTCGATTACGTATGAATTAGGTGGAGGAATCCATGATGGGAATCCGGTAGAATACACAGTAAAAGACACGTTCATATTAAACGATCCTGAAAAGGAACATTATACATTTGAAGGTTGGTATGCTGACAATCGTTTTAGTGAAAAAATTGTTGATGGCATAATAAAAGGAAGCATAGGAGACAAAGAGATATATGCAAAATGGAGGATTAACCAGTACACCATTACATTCGATACCAGGGGGGGGACATATGTTGATAATCAGTATATTGAGCACGGTGGAATGTTAAACATACCGAGTGATCCCACAAAAGCCGACTCGATGTTTGCAGGATGGTATAGAGATGAGGACCTTACAATCAGATGGGTATTTCCTTCCGACGTAATCACATCTGATACAATAATATATGCAAAATGGGGACGCGTTGTTGATGCTGATGGTAATGTTTATACTACAGTAATGATCGGTAACCAAGAATGGACAGTAGAAAACCTAAGGTCAACAAAATATGCTGATGGAACCTCTATACTACATATTATAAACGATCAAGAATGGACTAACATAGCAGAAGCTGCGTACTGTTGGTATGATAATACTGCAGATTCGGGTTTTCGGGAGAAGTTTGGTGCACTATATAATTGGTATGTGGTAGATCCTGCCAATCCTTACAATATCGCTCCAGAAGGATGGAGAGTTCCTTCTGATGCAGATTGGAAACAACTC
- a CDS encoding Acyl-[acyl-carrier-protein]--UDP-N- acetylglucosamine O-acyltransferase, with amino-acid sequence MSNISEVHGCRGCGKAGAESHQLIHPTAIIEPGVQIGADVKIGPYTVIENDVIIDEGCSIGPHVMIGTGTRIGKNCKIFKSASIGLEPQDKKFSGEKTYTIIGDNTVIREFVTINRGTEANGETRIGSDCWIMAYCHVAHDCILGDDVTVSNGLAMAGHVEVGSHVTIGGIVPIHQFTRIGDYAMVASVARPFRDVVPYALVGADPTRISGINKVGLERRGFTPEQLRDIKTAYKILFREGLSLEDALTKLDREFQDNGHVRLITDFVKKSQRGIMRMSLD; translated from the coding sequence ATGAGTAATATCAGTGAAGTACATGGATGCAGAGGATGTGGAAAGGCCGGAGCAGAATCACATCAACTCATACATCCTACTGCTATAATTGAGCCGGGAGTACAGATTGGGGCTGATGTGAAAATCGGTCCCTATACAGTTATCGAAAACGATGTCATTATTGATGAAGGCTGTTCTATTGGTCCTCACGTTATGATCGGTACCGGTACCCGCATAGGAAAGAACTGCAAAATTTTCAAGAGTGCAAGTATAGGTCTTGAACCTCAGGATAAGAAGTTCAGTGGTGAAAAAACATACACCATTATTGGGGATAACACGGTTATCCGGGAATTTGTCACTATAAACAGAGGTACAGAAGCAAACGGCGAAACCAGAATAGGTTCTGATTGCTGGATTATGGCTTATTGCCATGTTGCTCATGATTGTATTCTTGGTGATGATGTTACTGTCTCCAATGGTCTGGCTATGGCTGGGCATGTTGAGGTGGGAAGTCATGTTACCATTGGAGGAATTGTCCCAATACATCAGTTTACCAGGATTGGCGATTATGCGATGGTGGCTTCGGTTGCGCGCCCTTTCAGGGATGTGGTTCCTTACGCACTGGTTGGTGCTGATCCTACCAGAATTTCGGGTATAAATAAAGTTGGTCTTGAGCGCAGGGGTTTCACTCCCGAGCAGCTCAGAGACATAAAAACTGCCTATAAAATTCTTTTCCGTGAAGGGCTATCACTGGAAGATGCTCTCACCAAACTGGACAGGGAATTTCAGGACAATGGACATGTCAGGCTTATCACCGATTTTGTAAAAAAATCACAGCGTGGTATAATGCGCATGTCGCTTGATTGA
- a CDS encoding UDP-3-O-[3-hydroxymyristoyl] N-acetylglucosamine deacetylase, with the protein MAQQHTIGKSVSLTGTGLHTGIEAKVTLNPAPENYGIRFVRTDLEKEVEIPADIDNVVDLARGTTIGLNGVKVYSIEHVMSCFAGLGVDNCRVEINAQEIPLMDGSAMPYVELVNEAGLVEQNVKREYLSIDEPVMYVNGDVALGVFPLDHFRVTLEIDYNYPALGAQYTTLFTLDDYVKDFAPARTFCFLSEIEKLRELDLIKGGSLDSALVVQDVDLTEEHVAYMRKLFDYKGPIEAGENGFLNNTELRFYNEPCRHKALDLVGDLYLLGKPLNAHILAARTGHAANIEMAKKIREHIKKKASAAVSKKPGEIDYEDILKILPHRYPFLMVDKVLDIDPGKSIVAVKNVSFNEPFFQGHFPGNPIMPGVLQVEAIAQAAGVMGLYKPGAEPNPDAQVLFMGVDKTRFRGIVRPGDVLRIEVKMLRFRRGTGKFEGKCYVEDKLVCEAEGMAMFG; encoded by the coding sequence ATGGCTCAGCAGCATACTATAGGAAAAAGTGTTTCGTTGACAGGGACCGGTTTACATACTGGTATAGAAGCTAAGGTTACACTTAATCCTGCTCCGGAAAATTACGGAATCCGCTTTGTGCGTACGGATCTTGAGAAAGAGGTGGAAATTCCTGCGGATATAGATAATGTTGTTGATCTTGCCAGGGGAACAACCATTGGGCTCAATGGTGTAAAGGTTTATTCGATTGAGCATGTGATGTCGTGTTTCGCCGGACTTGGCGTTGATAACTGTCGGGTGGAGATAAATGCTCAGGAAATTCCTTTGATGGACGGAAGTGCCATGCCTTACGTGGAGCTGGTGAATGAGGCCGGGTTGGTTGAGCAGAACGTCAAAAGAGAATATCTCAGTATTGATGAGCCTGTTATGTATGTTAACGGGGATGTTGCTTTGGGAGTTTTTCCTCTTGATCACTTCAGGGTTACTCTCGAAATAGATTATAACTATCCAGCTCTTGGGGCTCAGTACACCACTCTTTTTACCCTTGACGATTACGTTAAGGATTTTGCTCCTGCACGGACATTTTGCTTTCTTTCCGAAATAGAAAAGCTCAGGGAACTGGATCTGATTAAAGGGGGTTCTCTTGACAGTGCACTTGTGGTGCAGGATGTTGATTTGACAGAAGAGCATGTGGCTTATATGCGCAAGCTTTTCGATTATAAAGGCCCGATTGAAGCTGGGGAGAACGGGTTTTTAAACAATACAGAACTTCGTTTCTACAATGAACCATGTCGTCACAAAGCGCTCGATCTGGTTGGTGATCTTTATCTTTTGGGTAAACCGCTTAATGCACATATCCTTGCAGCCCGTACGGGACATGCTGCGAACATAGAAATGGCCAAAAAGATAAGGGAGCATATAAAGAAAAAAGCTTCTGCTGCAGTTTCAAAAAAACCAGGCGAAATAGATTACGAGGATATCCTCAAGATTCTTCCCCACAGGTATCCATTCCTTATGGTTGATAAAGTTTTGGATATTGATCCTGGTAAGAGTATAGTTGCGGTTAAAAATGTCTCCTTCAACGAACCGTTTTTTCAGGGACATTTCCCTGGTAACCCGATAATGCCTGGTGTTCTTCAGGTTGAAGCTATCGCACAGGCTGCCGGTGTGATGGGGCTTTACAAACCGGGGGCTGAACCCAATCCTGATGCACAGGTATTGTTTATGGGAGTTGATAAAACCAGATTCAGAGGGATAGTACGTCCCGGGGATGTGTTGAGGATTGAAGTTAAAATGCTGCGTTTCAGGCGAGGAACCGGTAAGTTTGAAGGGAAGTGTTATGTGGAGGATAAACTTGTTTGTGAAGCTGAAGGAATGGCTATGTTCGGATGA